Sequence from the Bremerella volcania genome:
TCGCCGGCTGGGTTATTGGCCACCGTGCGAGGGTTGTGGTGGTGCGACCAGAACGAGGTATCGTAGTCATAACCCTTGATGTTGTAGACTTCGTTTTCCGTTTCGACATTGCCGTGCTCAGTCACGCCAATGTAGACGCCAACCATGCTTTTGTCGGTGTTTTCCCAGTCGACGCCACTATCGGCGATCGCTTCGCCGGCACAGTAGATGCCGATACTGCCGGCCCGCGTGCCGCGGCGGATGTCCCGCTTCTTCTGGTAGCGGGTCGCTTCGTAGTCGCAGATGCCGGCCAGGGTCTCGCCGACGTAGCGAATTTCGTAGTTCTGGACGCCGCTCTTCCCCGCGAGCAGGGCAGCTCGGTATTCAGCATACGAATTGCCATTGGGCGCGGTCAAACCGATGCCCGTGATGACAATGCGCTGCGAATCGGGAAGTTGTTCAGCGGTGGCAATCATTTGCCCATCCTCGGCAATTTAACGGAAACCGTTCAAGCTACCGATTCCCAGGAACCTTGGCAAGTCACCTGCGGCAAGCCAAATCGCCGGCCAGACGCTGCATCCCCTCCTCGGTCGAGACTTTCGGGGAGTATCCCAAGTCGTGTCGGGCAGCGGAGATATCGAAATAATGATGGGTCGCAAGCTGCCTCGCCAGGAAGCGTGTCATGCGTGGTTCTTCATGCATCCGACCGATCATTTTATAGGTCGTTTCCATGACCGCACCAGCATAATAGGCAACGTTTGCCGAAACGCGTTTCCGAATCGGGGGAATCCCTTCCATGGCCAGGATCTCGTTAATCCAGTCCCACAGCCGAACCGGAGCCCCTTGCGTGACGAAATAGGCCTTGCCGCCGACCTTCTCTGGGGTATTCACCAAAGCCCCGGCCGCTTGGATGTGAGCGGAGGCGGCGTTTTCGACATAAACCATGTCGACCAGGTTCTTTCCGTCCCCGACGATTCGTAACTTTCCCGATTTTGCCCGCTGAATGAGCCGCGGGATCAAGTGACCGTCGCGCGGTCCCCAGATCAGGTGAGGCCGCAGAGCACAGGTCACCAGCGCCCCAGGTCGATTCGCCTTAAGCACGGCCTGTTCGGCAATGGCCTTGGAATGGGGATAGTGGGCCAGCCATTTTTCCGGATAGGGGGCCGATTCATCGACTCCCTTCTGGTCGCTTCCGTTGAAGGTCACGCTCGGGCTGCTGCTGTAGATCAGACGTTCGACATTCCAAGCCAGGCAGGCATCGATAATGTTTTTCGTCCCTTCAACATTGATGCCGTAGTAATCTTCCCAGCGTCCCCAGATGCCGGCCAAGGCGGCGACGTGATAGACGACTTCGCATCCCTTCACCGCCCCTTCGACCGCCGCCCGATCGCGAAGGTCCCCCTGAATACACTCGACGCGAAGTGCTTCGAGTTCCGGATACCGCTGCCGCGAGAGAACTCGCACGTGTTCCCCGTGCATAAGTAGCTGCTCGACGATGTATCGGCCGAGGAATCCCCCTCCGCCGGTGACCAGCACGCTCAAGTGTTGCTCCGGATGCCTATCTTGTCGCTGGGGCCTGTTAGAGCCCCTGAATCATGGACTTGGGGATCTTGAACCGGTACGAACCACTTCTGCCAATCGCTTCGCCTGGCAAATCAAGGTAGAGATTCTCGACCTTGTTGGGGTCGAAGTCCTCAGGCACGTCAAAGACGATCGCATCGGTCCCTTCTTCCGCAGGCTTAAACGTCTTGCTGGGGGTCCACCATTTTAGGTCGGCAAGATCATCAAACTTGAGGGGATAGTACATGTTCTTGTCGTCGTCGGAAAGCTGGGCGGTGCGAATTGCCCCATTTTCTGCGGTAAATTGATTGCCATACCAGCTTTTGAAGTCAAACGTCTTGTCCGACCGGTTCGACAGTTCGAGGTAGACGTTCATGTAGGGACGTCCGTTGGAGGTAACCAGTTCGCCCCCTTCGTCACGACCGCGGACTTCACCCCAATCGACGTGGTTGATCTTGACCTTGAAGCCTTCCATGGTGGCCGAATTCTTGGCCGGGACCCAATTGATGTAGATGTCCCCTTTTTCGGCCGCTTCCATGACGTCTTGAATCTGGTTGCCGCTATTGGCCACGCCGTCATTCACGTACGGCGACTCATCGACGACGTCATCCCCCGATCCGATTTCCAAAATGCCCATCGCCACAAGGCCGAAGAACAGAACCACGGCCAGGAACATCGGCAGGACGACGATCTTGGCGATCTTCAGAATCAGATCGACCGGGATTCCCCCCGATTCGAGTTCTTCTTCTCCTTCGGCATCCTCTGCCCCTTCGGCCTGCTCGGTCTTGGGCTGGGCTTTCTTTCGCAGCGGTTTGCTCCCAGGCTCTCTCGGCGTAATTACCGGTGCATTGACCTGGGGCGTCATCTGGGGAACGACGAACATCCCCTGGCAAGTCGGACATTGAACCTGAGTCCCGGCAGGACTGGTCACATTCAGAACGGTCGAACAATGAGGGCACTTGAGATGCATAGGTTGGAAAAGCCTTCGATCGACAAATTAGT
This genomic interval carries:
- a CDS encoding NAD-dependent epimerase/dehydratase family protein, which produces MLVTGGGGFLGRYIVEQLLMHGEHVRVLSRQRYPELEALRVECIQGDLRDRAAVEGAVKGCEVVYHVAALAGIWGRWEDYYGINVEGTKNIIDACLAWNVERLIYSSSPSVTFNGSDQKGVDESAPYPEKWLAHYPHSKAIAEQAVLKANRPGALVTCALRPHLIWGPRDGHLIPRLIQRAKSGKLRIVGDGKNLVDMVYVENAASAHIQAAGALVNTPEKVGGKAYFVTQGAPVRLWDWINEILAMEGIPPIRKRVSANVAYYAGAVMETTYKMIGRMHEEPRMTRFLARQLATHHYFDISAARHDLGYSPKVSTEEGMQRLAGDLACRR
- a CDS encoding zinc ribbon domain-containing protein, which encodes MHLKCPHCSTVLNVTSPAGTQVQCPTCQGMFVVPQMTPQVNAPVITPREPGSKPLRKKAQPKTEQAEGAEDAEGEEELESGGIPVDLILKIAKIVVLPMFLAVVLFFGLVAMGILEIGSGDDVVDESPYVNDGVANSGNQIQDVMEAAEKGDIYINWVPAKNSATMEGFKVKINHVDWGEVRGRDEGGELVTSNGRPYMNVYLELSNRSDKTFDFKSWYGNQFTAENGAIRTAQLSDDDKNMYYPLKFDDLADLKWWTPSKTFKPAEEGTDAIVFDVPEDFDPNKVENLYLDLPGEAIGRSGSYRFKIPKSMIQGL